Within the Dialister hominis genome, the region AAAGCGTCAGATTGATTTTCGCGCGCGCTGTTTCCGTGATCATGATTACCTCTTTTCCTGCCATTTCCGGCATTTTTTTTCTTCATTTTATAGTGATCTATCTTCCGTACTCATTATACCATTCCTTTGAATTATTAATATTTAAACATTTAAATTTGTTGTTGTATTTTTCAAGAGAACTATGTATAATAGTGATTGTTAAAACTGTATGTAACTATTTTGTAAAACAGTATCATTAAAATGTCCCACTTTGAAAGGAAATGGTCGTATGCCAGGATTATTTTTTGACGACTACGAAACCCCAGTTTACCGTCCGCCGAGTGAAGCAGAAAGCTTCATCCTCCGCGTGACTCGTGGATGCGCGCACAACCACTGCACTTACTGCAACATGTACCGCGGCGTCCAGTTTGAAAAACTTACCGATGAAGAAATCATGCGCCAGATCGCCATGGCTTACTCCGTCGACCGCGATGGTGTCCGCCGCGTATTCCTCGCTGACGGCGATGCGCTTGTTCTCGAAACCGAACGTCTTCTGAAAATCCTGAATACGCTCAAGAAATATTTCCCGAACCTGGAAAGAGTCGCATCTTACGCCGCTCCTGGAGATATCCTCAGAAAGTCCGTGGAAGAACTGACCCAGCTTCGTGAAGCAGGCCTGCAGATCCTCTACTACGGCATGGAATCCGGCGATTCCCAGACCCTGCGCGATATCCGCAAAGGCGTCGACGGCCCGCAGTCCATCGAAGTCGGCAAGCGCGTACGCGCAGCCGGCATGCAGCTTTCCATCATGATCATCCTTGGCATCGCAGGCGTTCCGGGCAGTGAAAGACATGCCCTGGCCACCGCAAAAGCCATCAATGAAATCAAACCGACCCATCTTTCCGCACTCTCCCTCATGCTCTACCGCGGAAGCGAACTGAAGGACCAGTTCGAACGCGGCGAGTTCACACCGCTCACCCCGGCAGGACTCATGGAAGAGCTGAAGGTCATCATCGAGCACCTTGACCTTCCGGAAACGGAACACATGATTTTCAGAAGCAACCACGTTTCCAACTACATCCGCCTCGCAGCAACATTGCCGAGAGACAAGGACCAGCTCCTTGCGGAT harbors:
- a CDS encoding radical SAM protein; the encoded protein is MPGLFFDDYETPVYRPPSEAESFILRVTRGCAHNHCTYCNMYRGVQFEKLTDEEIMRQIAMAYSVDRDGVRRVFLADGDALVLETERLLKILNTLKKYFPNLERVASYAAPGDILRKSVEELTQLREAGLQILYYGMESGDSQTLRDIRKGVDGPQSIEVGKRVRAAGMQLSIMIILGIAGVPGSERHALATAKAINEIKPTHLSALSLMLYRGSELKDQFERGEFTPLTPAGLMEELKVIIEHLDLPETEHMIFRSNHVSNYIRLAATLPRDKDQLLADIDESIAYLKKQKHWDIYNHDWSKF